A stretch of the Thermocladium sp. ECH_B genome encodes the following:
- a CDS encoding nicotinamide-nucleotide adenylyltransferase (catalyzes the formation of NAD+ from nicotinamide ribonucleotide and ATP), with the protein MRGVFIGRFQPPHWGHVKAIQHILGEVDELIIVVGSAQFNYSEKDPFTAGERILMLREAMKEVNIDLGRLIMIPLNNTENNHSWVKYLESYIPPFDVAYTGNQFVAMLLRGAGYRVVQQPLFSREIYVSTLIREKILKGDETWRNLVPASVAKILDELDASNRLRVIASGEAEPQKW; encoded by the coding sequence ATGCGTGGAGTATTCATAGGTAGATTCCAGCCTCCTCATTGGGGACACGTGAAGGCGATTCAACATATATTGGGGGAAGTAGATGAATTGATAATCGTGGTTGGGTCAGCGCAATTCAATTATTCTGAGAAGGATCCATTCACTGCAGGAGAACGAATACTGATGCTGCGGGAGGCAATGAAGGAAGTCAATATAGATCTAGGCAGGTTAATAATGATACCGCTTAATAACACGGAGAATAACCACTCATGGGTGAAGTACCTCGAGTCATATATACCTCCATTCGACGTGGCATATACAGGTAATCAATTCGTCGCCATGCTTCTACGAGGAGCAGGGTACAGGGTGGTTCAGCAACCGCTCTTCTCCCGTGAAATCTATGTCTCCACCCTGATAAGGGAAAAAATCCTTAAGGGAGACGAAACCTGGAGAAACCTAGTTCCCGCATCCGTCGCTAAGATACTGGATGAATTGGATGCATCGAATAGATTAAGAGTAATAGCCAGCGGCGAGGCAGAGCCCCAGAAGTGGTGA